The genomic window CTCCTTTGCAAGGTCCCTTACCGTCGTTTCTTTCAGTATATTCCTATCCTGATCCAGGAATCGTGCCTTAAATGTGCCTTCAAGCTCCTGCAGATGCGATTTGAAATAATCCACCATCTTGTCTCCCTCCCGGGTCTTTTTTCGCTGTATCACCTTCGCCGGCTCCTGCTCCTGTGGCTGACCCGTTTTCTTCTCTCTAATGTGATTCAACTGCTCAACTGGTGTTTTATTATGTAACGCTTTTGATATCTCCTTGTATGTCATATCCTCTACACTTCTACCCTCCGGGGATATAGCGACATAATCAACATCTGCTACCTGTAATAGCTCCTTGAGAATGAGCTCACCACCTCTATCGCCATCGAAGAAAGCCGTTACCGCTTTCCTCTTGCTCAACTTCGATATCACAGGTGGTATATTCGTCCCTTCCACTGCTATTGCATTTTTGATACCATATTTAAGCAAATTCAGTACATCCGCTCTACCTTCAACAATTATAATGGCATCAGAATCCTCTATGTTCGGTCCCGCAGGCAAGCCTTTATAAGTTGTTATCTCCTCCATCCGAACTGCCTGCTTCACTTCATTCACCATCATGTCACTATCTATATTCTTCTCGATGACCTCACGCATTATCTCTTTCGCTCGCTCGGTTATCCGCTTTCTCTTCGCCGCTCTGATATCCTCTACTTTCGTCACTTCTACATGTGCTACACAGGGTCCCACACGGTCTATGGTCTCGAGTGAAGCGGCAAGTATCGCGGTTTCTACCTTGTCCAGACCTGAAGGGATAAGGATTTCTCCAGATGATTTACCACCCTTAGAATGGATATTTACCTCTATTCTCCCTATCCGACTGCTCTTCTGCAGATCTCTCAGGTCCAACTCTTCGCCCAATAGCCCCTCTGTCTGTCCAAATATTGCACCCACCACATCTGATTTCTCAACAAAACCGTCAGCTGTGATGTTAGCGTGAACTACATATTTCGTTGTATCTATATCATGCATCTTATAACCCTCCTCTAAATTCCTTTCTTCTTTCTCCTTATCTTCTTTTACCATTGCATTCTTTTGCAATTTCTACATTTACAGTCTAACTGTTATAATTAATATAGTAAGATAAAAATAAAAAGCTATCAAAAGAAGAATTTTCGGAGGCTTATTATATTATTAAAGTTTAATATTCTAAACCTTCAACCCCTGCAGAATGGCGATGAATAATGCTGCTACGATCAGATCAGCGGAAGAGCCGGGGTTTATCCCCGCTATTATCAGCTCATGGTCAAATTCCTCCAGCTCCTCGCGCCTGTATCCCCTATCAACAATACCCTTCGCTCGTTCCTTTACGTATCTGCTCTTCTCAGCTCCAAACTTCATTTTGACGAAGGTATCCTCCTCTTCTGCCAGCAGATTAAGATAAGCATGTGTTATCGCCTCATTTAGGGGCTTATCGCGGATAAAATCAGCTATCAGCGCGGCATACCTGAAGGTTTTCTCAAATCCGCCAACCAATTCCCGCGATATCAGATCATAAGGGGCAGAAATGGTGAGTATATCAAAGAGGGATAGCTGCTTATTTCTTATCTCTTCTAATGACGCTTCGTTCATCACATCAAGCTCTGCTACATCCCTCCTCACTCTCACTTTCGCCACCGGGAATGCCCTGTATAATTCTATTGCATCTTCCACATCGGTGTTCCGCATGATCTCACTTGCTCTATACTTCAATACAGGGGTGGCGCAGCTATCAGAAGCACCCGCAGCCATTGCTAAAGGTATCAATAAGAGTAGCGCACCAAAGTGCGTGTTCCCACCATGCTGCCACTTCACGCTCTCCTCCACTCCCTTCCTTATCAGTTTACCCACTCCCCGCCCCTTTCGCATTGCCGCTTCCCTGAGCACGGGGTAAACCGCGACCGAAGAAGCGAGAAATTGCTCGTAACTCGTATCTATGAAGTCATGTGTCCGGTCTACGTTACCGGGTTTTGGATACGCGGAGACTTCAAGAAGCAATGCCAGTTGCGCACTCCTGGCAACCTGGTCTTCATCCATTTTCCTCTATTTAATGATTCATATTTTTAGTAACGCCAATATCCAAAACCCACTTTGCTCCAGTTCTGAAAATCTCTGCCCCAATACTTACTTCGATCCTGGAAGAAATCCCTGTTTCTGTTTCTGTTCCTGTTCCTGCTTCTTCATCAAATTGTATTTCGCTTAGATTGTCCTCTAATATCTTTAGCATCAGAGTTTGATATCCAATTTCTTGCCGGATTTTTCTACTTTCTGAAAATATTACCGCGATAATCTGCGAAGTACTGCCGTTTATCCTCTCGCTAATTTCACTTCTGGTTCTTCGTTGTTCAATTAATAACTCATGAACTTTCTGTTCTAAATTTTCTATGTCTTTCTTACGAATAAAGTTATTCATTTTATTTTTAAATTTCAAATTGTTACTTTCCTTTATAAAAGTTCGTTCCCCAATTTTTGGATATGCTTAGTGAAGGGAAAAAGCATAATCACTACTATCAGCGGCTAATTGCTTCTATCTGTGCATATATCTGCTTATCTCTGAAATGCTTTATAGAAATCGCACCTGATGGGCATATCGCATTGCAAGAACCGCATCCCTTACACACAACCTCGTTCACACTCATCGTGCCCCTGTCCTTATCGAGCTTTAAGGCTCCAAAGGGGCATATCTCTTCACATATCCCACAGCCAGTGCACAGGCTCACGTCTACCTCAGCCACAAGTGGTTCTATCTCCACCTCACCCTGCATCAGCGGTATCGAAGCCCTCATCGCTGCACCAACTGCCTGCGCAACACTATCAGGGATATCCTTTGGCGATTGACAGCAGCCCGCGATGAAGATGCCGTCTGTGAACGTATCGAGGGGTCGGAGTTTTGGATGCGCCTCCATGAAGAAGCCATCTCCACTCCTCGTGAGCTTCAGTATCCTTACGAGTTCTTCAGTTCTCTTAGCTGGGACGATGGCAGTAGCAAGAACCACCAGATCCGCTTTTATTTCTATTGTTCTACCGTCGCTACTCCTTGTTCTTACCACCACACCGCTTTCTCCCGCTTTCTCTTTCTCTTTCACCACTGTCACCGGCTCTTCAAGTTCTTTCCTTATATACTCCACACCCTCTTCCCTAACACGGTTGTAAAACTCCTCAAAACCCTTGCCAAACGCTCTCACGTCGTTGTATAGCACCCGTACCCGCGCATCGGGAATCTTCTCCCTTACCAGGTGCGCCTGCTTCGCTATGTACATGCAGCATACACGAGAGCAGTATGGAGTCCCAATTCGTGGCTCAAGCTCAGACTCTTTCTCTCGCTCTCGCTCGCGAGAGCCCACACAGGATATGAAGACCACTTCTTTCGGTTCTTTACCATTTATCACTATCTTGCCGCCTGTGGGACCTGAAGCGACCGAAAGCCGTTCAAATTCCAAGCCAGTCAGGACTTCCTCATATTTATACCCATATTCCGGCAGTTGAGAGACATCGAGCAACTCGTAGCCCGTAGCAACTATGATGGTTCCCACTTCTATCTCCATCTCCCGCTCCTTCTGTGAGAAGTCAATTGCGTCAGCGGGGCATGCATCCACACATGCTGGCGATTTACCACATTTACCCTTCGTTATGTATAAGCATTCTTCTGCATCTACTGTATATACTGCAGGCACAGCCTGAGGGAAGGGAATGTAAATTGCACTTCGCTTCGCTAACCCCATCTCAAATTCAGCGGCAATTCGACCACGAAGCCTGCATGCAGATGCGCATTCACCACAACCTGTGCATTTATGCTCGTCCACATATCTGGGCTTATTCCTTATCTTCACCCGGTAATTACCTATATAACCGTTTACCTCCTCTACCTCTGAATAAGTGAGCAGGTGAATATTCTTGTGACGTGCGACTTCTACCATCTTAGGCGTGAGTATGCAGGAAGAGCAATCGAGGGTGGGGAAAGTCTTGTCAAGTTGAGCCATGTGCCCACCGATAGAAGGCTCTCGCTCCACTAAATAGGTCTCAAATCCCTTATCCGCAACTTCAAGAGCGGCATAGATACCCGATATACCGCCACCAATCACCAGCGTTCTGGGTATAACGCCGACCTTCTTCCGTTCTAACGGAGCCAGCAATGCCACTTTGCTCACAGCCGATGCCACCAGGTCTTTCGCCTTATCTGTAGCACTTCTAACATCGACATGAACCCAGGCACATTGCTCTCTTATATTCGCCATCTCGAAGCAATATGGGTTCATACCTGCATCTTCACATGCCTTCCTGAATGTAGGCTCGTGCATCCGGGGCGAGCAAGAAGCAACAACCACTCTATTCAATCCGAACTCCTTTATATCACTCTTTATCAATTCCTGACCAGGATCGGAGCACATGTACTGGTAATGCCTTGCAACGACCACCCCGGGTAATCCAACAGCAAAATCGGCTACATCGGCTACATCCACCGTCGCTGCTATATTCACACCACAATGACAGATATAGACACCTATGCGTGGCTCCTCTATCTTGTTCACCATTACTCTTTTATTGTTATTATGAATACGCCAGCAAATTTAATAGTATCTTCATGCCAAAGATGCCGGTGAGGGCAACAGGAATGAGAATCATACCGGTGAATGCATTTTTTGTCAGCGCATTGAGTTCCTCGTCCTTCAGGTCCCTTTTATGGCGCACCACTCTTAAACTCTTTGCCGTGTATAATGCAGGCAGTATAAGAAGCATAAGCCCGTAATAGGGGATATTGAGCCATAAGAGTGGTATGAACGAAACCCATGAGCATATAGTCAACGGCAGATAAAGGGCGATAGTTTTACGCTTACCCAGTCGAACTGCGAGAGTCCTGCGCCCTATCGAGGCATCACATTCAAAATCCGGCAGTTCCCGTGTCAATTTCAACTTGAATACATCTATCATCCATGGTAGAGCTACTATTGTGGGAAGCCAGCTCACATGACCCGCCTGGAGGTAATAACCACTGAATACCGTCAGCCAGCCAACGCCGACAGTTAGTGCCAGTTCACCCCAGCCGATATAAGAGAGGCGGGGTCCCCGCGAGTATGAGTATGCAACAATGATACCGAGAACTCCAAGCGGCAGGGTTAGCACACCGGTGTGAAGAGCATACCTCAGGATTAGACTCAGTGGTATAGCAGCCACCAGGCACATATATGCACCCCTAACTGCCTGCTTCACTGATATCAGTCCGGACTCAAGCGCGTTGAAGCGTCCACTGACCGCGGTGGAATGCAATGAGCTCGCACTGCCACTACCGATAGTCTTAACGTGGAATTGGAGCCCTTTACCCTTACCCTTACTCTTATCCTTACTCTTCAAATCGGTATATACACTGCAAGCATTGAGTACGAAGCAGAAATCGGTGAGTAAAAATACGGCAATGAGCGAGCACACGAGCACAGGCAGGTTAATATAGGGAACGGGATATTGATATTCACTCCATGCCAGGACAGAACCCATGATAAAAGGTATCATAGTGGTTGTGAATTTTGGAAAACCTGATAGTTCCACCCAGCCAATAAATGAATGTTTGAAGCCCATCTCTTATCTTATCACCTGCCTTCGCCTCTATCTCTACCTCTTAATATCGCCTTCATCCGGTCACGTTTATATAGCGCCTTCTCAACTGCGGAGTCCACTTTCCGCTTCATTGCTTCAAAAGCCTCTCTCGATACAGCCTCGCCCACTGCTTGCTTCACCGGCGTATATGCAGATTCACGGAATTTGGGTGTGAAATCCCTGATTTCACCATCTATAACGAGTTCTGCACCTTCGCCTGACTCCACTCTGCCAATCTCGTCCATTCTGACATCATTATCTGCTGCAATCGCTTTTATCTCATTTGCTACATCCTCAGGGCATATAACAAGGAGCGCATCCAGAGATACACCCAGATAATCAATTCCGTACCGCTCAAGCATCTCAAGAACCTTAGTATTCACCAGAGCCCTGATTCTCGCTTCATTGAATACCAGTTTCACCGATGACACCTTCGCAATCTCATGTGCATCACCTCTGATTCCACCATTGGTGACATCTGTCATTACATGGATTCTACGTGTTATACCAGCCTCGATGAGTGCCTTACATGCCACTAAGAATTTCACATTCAGCGTCTCTTTTACCACTTCATACTCGCCGTTATACAGTGCCGCAGTTGATATTGTACCTCCACCTGCGCCCTCACTCATCAATATCACGTCCCCTTCCTTCGCATCCGCTCGCGTCACAACCTCGCTGGCAACTCCAACAGCGCCAACGCAGCCCGTCATACGCTCTCCTATTACCACATCGCCACCTATCCTCAATGTCGAGCCCGTTATGAGTGGCACGCCAGTGGCATCGGAGACGGCAGTGATACCAGCAATATGGTCAAATATCTTACCAACATCGCCATCATCTGCCACGTGAATATCGGAGAACAGGGCAACAGGCGAAGCGCCCATGACATACACATCACGAAGAGCTGCACGTGCTACATGAAAGCCTGCAATGAACGGGAAATCGCTCAATCTCGAATGCATGCCATCAACAGTAACGACGATGAATCTATGTTGTCCCGATGCGGGTACCTGTACCACGCCAGAATCGCTCAAAGCGGATGAATCAACCACTGCGTCTGTTACGCCTATCAACTCTCCTATCTTCTCATGGACGTAAAAATCACCTGCACCACGCGACCCGACACCGAACTCACCCATGTGCACGCCTGACTCAATTGCACCAAGCAGTTCGTCATCTATCTGCAATGTCCTCTTAGCTTCCTCAAGTACGGCTTTCGAAAGCCTGTCCAGCGAGTCTGGATGTATACCCGGCTTAATTTCCTTTATGCGATTGCGCAATTCCGCAATTATAACTGCGTCATCCCTGCCTTCTCTCAGCTTCCTCTTCACAAAACCCTCTATATCCATTATAATTATTTATCGCTTACAAGCTGTAATTGTAATGAGAGTTGAGTTTCTGGTTATATAAGAGTTTTTCTTTAAAAAGTGGGTGGACTGAGTTAGTGAATAACTCATGGTTATAGTTCTATTCGCTTTTTCTTCTTCACCTCTATGACTTTTCCATTCTCGTCTAACAGGAACTCGAGTAAAATCCTATCCACCTTTGACGCTTTTGGGTTCCAGGCCCTTCCA from Methanophagales archaeon includes these protein-coding regions:
- a CDS encoding DNA primase → MVKEDKEKEERNLEEGYKMHDIDTTKYVVHANITADGFVEKSDVVGAIFGQTEGLLGEELDLRDLQKSSRIGRIEVNIHSKGGKSSGEILIPSGLDKVETAILAASLETIDRVGPCVAHVEVTKVEDIRAAKRKRITERAKEIMREVIEKNIDSDMMVNEVKQAVRMEEITTYKGLPAGPNIEDSDAIIIVEGRADVLNLLKYGIKNAIAVEGTNIPPVISKLSKRKAVTAFFDGDRGGELILKELLQVADVDYVAISPEGRSVEDMTYKEISKALHNKTPVEQLNHIREKKTGQPQEQEPAKVIQRKKTREGDKMVDYFKSHLQELEGTFKARFLDQDRNILKETTVRDLAKELKDTSENAKSVVFDGVITQRIVDLAKERDLDYVVGIKIGDVVKMPTSLKVLTPDSI
- a CDS encoding triphosphoribosyl-dephospho-CoA synthase; amino-acid sequence: MDEDQVARSAQLALLLEVSAYPKPGNVDRTHDFIDTSYEQFLASSVAVYPVLREAAMRKGRGVGKLIRKGVEESVKWQHGGNTHFGALLLLIPLAMAAGASDSCATPVLKYRASEIMRNTDVEDAIELYRAFPVAKVRVRRDVAELDVMNEASLEEIRNKQLSLFDILTISAPYDLISRELVGGFEKTFRYAALIADFIRDKPLNEAITHAYLNLLAEEEDTFVKMKFGAEKSRYVKERAKGIVDRGYRREELEEFDHELIIAGINPGSSADLIVAALFIAILQGLKV
- a CDS encoding CoB--CoM heterodisulfide reductase iron-sulfur subunit A family protein, which gives rise to MVNKIEEPRIGVYICHCGVNIAATVDVADVADFAVGLPGVVVARHYQYMCSDPGQELIKSDIKEFGLNRVVVASCSPRMHEPTFRKACEDAGMNPYCFEMANIREQCAWVHVDVRSATDKAKDLVASAVSKVALLAPLERKKVGVIPRTLVIGGGISGIYAALEVADKGFETYLVEREPSIGGHMAQLDKTFPTLDCSSCILTPKMVEVARHKNIHLLTYSEVEEVNGYIGNYRVKIRNKPRYVDEHKCTGCGECASACRLRGRIAAEFEMGLAKRSAIYIPFPQAVPAVYTVDAEECLYITKGKCGKSPACVDACPADAIDFSQKEREMEIEVGTIIVATGYELLDVSQLPEYGYKYEEVLTGLEFERLSVASGPTGGKIVINGKEPKEVVFISCVGSREREREKESELEPRIGTPYCSRVCCMYIAKQAHLVREKIPDARVRVLYNDVRAFGKGFEEFYNRVREEGVEYIRKELEEPVTVVKEKEKAGESGVVVRTRSSDGRTIEIKADLVVLATAIVPAKRTEELVRILKLTRSGDGFFMEAHPKLRPLDTFTDGIFIAGCCQSPKDIPDSVAQAVGAAMRASIPLMQGEVEIEPLVAEVDVSLCTGCGICEEICPFGALKLDKDRGTMSVNEVVCKGCGSCNAICPSGAISIKHFRDKQIYAQIEAISR
- a CDS encoding prenyltransferase, which gives rise to MGFKHSFIGWVELSGFPKFTTTMIPFIMGSVLAWSEYQYPVPYINLPVLVCSLIAVFLLTDFCFVLNACSVYTDLKSKDKSKGKGKGLQFHVKTIGSGSASSLHSTAVSGRFNALESGLISVKQAVRGAYMCLVAAIPLSLILRYALHTGVLTLPLGVLGIIVAYSYSRGPRLSYIGWGELALTVGVGWLTVFSGYYLQAGHVSWLPTIVALPWMIDVFKLKLTRELPDFECDASIGRRTLAVRLGKRKTIALYLPLTICSWVSFIPLLWLNIPYYGLMLLILPALYTAKSLRVVRHKRDLKDEELNALTKNAFTGMILIPVALTGIFGMKILLNLLAYS